One genomic window of Candidatus Zixiibacteriota bacterium includes the following:
- a CDS encoding STAS domain-containing protein, with protein MFEIAATDPSTVVLSGRFDASQAEKAEAVLDNVSGHTTLDCRKLDYISSAGIGVILATYKRLDESGATLSMTHVNQHVRQVFHYAGLDKIIALTSD; from the coding sequence ATGTTTGAGATCGCCGCAACTGACCCATCAACCGTTGTCTTGTCGGGTCGATTCGACGCCTCGCAGGCGGAGAAGGCCGAGGCGGTGTTGGATAATGTCAGTGGTCATACAACGTTGGACTGCCGCAAACTCGACTACATCTCAAGCGCCGGGATCGGTGTCATCCTCGCCACGTACAAACGACTCGACGAGTCCGGCGCCACCCTGTCGATGACCCATGTCAATCAGCATGTCCGTCAGGTCTTTCACTACGCCGGCCTGGACAAGATCATTGCGCTCACCAGCGACTGA
- a CDS encoding ATP-binding protein has product MEQHFAKVVESLASVGEFVAQFAAESRLSTELTQQFQLAIEEVFVNYVRHNRESSYDITVQLSVDENIVRACLIDRDVERYDPTSRPPVDTGRPIADRRPGGLGVHFIKEMMDDFIYEYDNRTCRITLIKHLGTANV; this is encoded by the coding sequence ATGGAACAGCATTTTGCCAAGGTTGTTGAGTCGCTCGCGTCCGTCGGCGAATTTGTCGCACAGTTTGCTGCCGAAAGCCGGCTGAGTACCGAACTGACCCAACAATTTCAACTGGCGATCGAAGAGGTCTTCGTCAATTACGTCCGCCACAACAGGGAGTCATCCTACGACATTACCGTACAACTCTCCGTCGATGAAAACATCGTGCGCGCGTGCCTGATCGACCGGGATGTCGAACGATACGATCCGACCAGTCGCCCCCCGGTGGATACGGGGCGTCCGATTGCCGATCGTCGGCCCGGCGGCCTTGGCGTTCATTTTATCAAAGAGATGATGGACGATTTCATCTACGAGTATGACAACCGGACATGCCGGATTACACTGATCAAGCATCTGGGGACTGCCAATGTTTGA